tctaactcatgtgtatttgttttttttttattttttctaagaaaatttcatataattttttattgggaaattaccccatatacttttttttagcttttttttttttttcaaatttacggtttgggtttctaaagtggttgcagcgctagttgcaataaagATTTCTATAAGATTTTTTGgttcaatttaagttgcagtactagttgcaataggggtttctatgtagaatttcgtaaaaatacaaaaaaaaaaaaaaaaaattgttttgaagtgtaaaaatgaaaaatctcttttttatttcaattttttcctcataatatttaaaatataatttatttaatttttgtaccTTTTATtcagaatataaataataaaatgttgTTCGAAATATAAATCACAACCAACAAAGTTTCCTATTACTAAAAGAAGTAGGAAGTTGATCGAGTACTATAATTGCCTATTAGTAATAGAAGTAGGATTATGGAGAAGCTataaataagtgataaattggAGAGTTGACACTCACAAATCCCACTCTCATTAATTTCATTTccacttaaaaaaaaacaaacaaaccctAATTGGTGAAATTAAgttgataaattaattaattaagcaatTGGTACGTGTGTGTTATATTTGgatcttgaattaattaatttaatggcGGCTTCCAATATGAAAGTGGGAGATCGAGTAGAGGTTTACCAACCCGGCCATGCATCGACCGGCCCTTACTTTCCGGCGACTGTTATTCGTTCTCCAGCGAAGATGAAGGGCAATGTTATCCTGTACTACGTTGAGTACGGAATCCGTTCATCGTCTCCTGATCATGATCATCCCCTTAGGGAAACGGTGAATGCAGACAACGTTAGGCCCGCGCCACCATTGTTGCCGGCCGAGCAACGTGTTTTGAAGACAGGCGATGATGTGGAGTTTTTCTTTCGGAACAGGTGGTTCCGTGGTGTTGTTGAGAGTATGAATGAGTGGTCGATGTACACTGTTCGAATGCACGACTCAACTCGACAAATGGTATGTCGACACTATAATTTGAGGCTTCATAGGGAGTGGAATAATATTGGGCGGGGTTGGAACCCACCTCTTCCAAACAAGGTGAAGGAGAATAAGCCATTGGAGATGGAGAAGCCATTAATGGAGATGGAGAAGTACTACTGTTCCAATTCCAaacttgatgatgatgatgatgatgatgatgatgatgatgatgatgatgatgatgatgatgatgatgataatgatgatgatgagctaATTACTGATCCTTTTTTGGTTCCACCACATGAATTCTACCAATTTAAGTGCTCACAGAAAGTTGATGCATGGTACAATAATGAGTGGTGGGAGGGTCAAATTTCAAAGGTTTTACCTTCTTCTTTCAGTTTTAATGTCTACTTCAAACACACCAATCAACACATCACATTCAAATATTCTTATCTCCGCCCTCACTGGATTGAAGAAACTGCTTCCAACTAACTAATTAAtaccatatatattattcttttgTATGTAAAACAAacctttttttcatttaattaatttgcaccatataatatatatatatatagacaaaaatgcatgcatgcatgaaCGAATGAGGATCAGCATATGATATGTGTATTTTGCCTCTTTACATATCTGCATTTACAATAATTATAATGTATTTATTTAGTATATACGAGGATCAGCCTTTTTAATGGGACAATTGTTGGTTttctttttctcaattttaCAATGTGATTTATTAATTCCAATATTCAccattattaattctatttattAAAGTACTGATCCAATCCAAACATTTCTTTTACACTCTACAATTgtattaatcacaaaaattacaactcAGCTATACAATTTCAATTCAAATTTTACTCTAACAATAAATACGAATTTTCTCTATCCAATAATAAAAGTTTCAGTGCTTTTACTGTCCACTCCCAATAATAAATGTTAtacattataatattaatttttcttatatatgatAGTGTGTGCATGAGAATTGCTAAAAGGTACTATTGATGCCTAGTGCCTTCCTCGGTgtcatattattatttgtataattaagtattgagtgtcatataacttaaaaaaatagattttaagGTGTCATTCCTCTCGAGACACCCTTGATCTATTTGGGCCGGGGTGATCATCTTCCTATATTTTGGCTGAAGTGATCACCTTGGCATAACACTCCCCTTACTCATGTTAATTTTCTCACCTCCCTTATTTGTCTTTACAGATGTATTTTTGTGACTATTGGAGCGATGACAACCATATAAACGAAGAAATCTAGCTCTCATTTTTCCTTGGCGTTGGCCTTGAGTAACACTTCTTTTCATTTTGAGCTATATACCTCCACTATGGAGTTTCAAACATAAGGTGGAGACTCATGACTTCCCTAGCTACATAAGTTTCGAGTTACCTATCTCATCCCATTAGATATTCGAGTTAAGTTGCATTTGTTAAATAGAGTTAGAGTCTCTTACTCAAAAGACTCTTTTAAAAGTTGGCCTAAGGTGTCTTTCCAGCTTTGGCTTTTAGCGACACTCAAGCGCTTGTATAAGTTCCAACGCATATAAAGCGCCGATAAAGGTGGCATTCACAATATATTTATGCACTAGGAAAATTTTTAACtatgaaaatttatattttttgataattttataatttttaagattTTCGACTACAATCAAACAATTTATTAACTCTAaaacattaaattatatgataatatgaaaagtagaaaattcataactcaataGAATGAATATAGATAATAAGAGATAATCTTATTATTATCTTTTGGTGAATCAAAAAATTTGTATTACCTCAAAAAAATTACAAGCTAACACCTATTTAATTAAGATCTAAAATACTTCTAATTACATcaatcatataatttattataatcctCTATAGCAACTATTATCGATTCGGCATGAGATTAAGAGATTTAAAGATGGAAAACTCAGACATCCTGCAGATTCCCAAGCttgtaaaaaagtaaactacataaATCTTGAATTTAAATCTGAACTAAGATACATTTGTCTAGGTCTGTCTGCGGATGGAGTAGATCTacatagatctctaagtagtcatcatagttcatggcctgtcttctttgttatgtacaatcttcctccatagttagtgatgaagaggaaTTTTAGTATGGTTTCTTTAATGATATCCGCAATAACCCGGACATAATATCAATGTATATTTGGAACAATTGATTGATaatttaatagaattgtatgagaataGTATTCAGGCCTATgatagttttgaaaaaaaaaattctttaatccGAAAGTAGTGTTATTGTGGACATGTCAGTGATTTTCCAGCTTACACTAATATATCAAGCTTAAGCACTAAAGGTTACGAAGGTTGTCGGATTTATTGCACTAACACATGGGCTCGTCGCTTGGCAAATGGACAcaagatgtgttatatgggtcacagacggtgttggaaattatttttaccaggatctagatttactaacaagtatgttggattaacaacctaatatgaattctaaaacaatgaaaataaacacatataaagttagaaaaccttacagtgggtgcagcggaataatatgactccttccgttcagatctctagcccttgattcctttctgtagcagagcatcaccaagatctgaacctggatcttcttttctccttctttgatgcagaaattccatagtcttccatactatgattgagataccacttgatgtgtgtgggcactactcatctcacaaggatttcgaaatttctctctttttctctcttgaatttcgtggcttttcatccatgcaagagaagagagcaaggttgctttatatagggaaaagggagagcacaactttccaaataaacagtttcctcttttactgtgtaattgattaactgccttatttagtgtgattcaccactttcctattatagctaggctttgattagcaattacatgaaaattaaaaaataaaaataataattgggaaacacaaagggagtgctcggccatagagggaaatgggcctcacttggattttgcagtttcctcaattttatttctatttctccaaaaatgccacttttccaattctaatcatttaaatgccaaaactaattatttaataactaaaatagattattaaataatattgtcatttaaaataattattaattagacatacaaagtctcttaattaataattaaacctagaaacccttttatttacgatttcatccttaaactgtgagaattcataaagtagacatagtctaacttttagaattataattgattaattaaaatcaattaactgagtcttacaagcagtatggcctcaactagtatggggaccatgggtctatataaccgagcttccaataagtcgaaccgaatttaccaagtaaattccctaacttattaattcctcattgaatccacacttagaacttggaattgcactctcagtcatatagaaacgctctatatgttccacgatatagacacgtcattagttatccattgttataaccctaatgtgatcaatgatcctctatatagatgatttacactgtaaagggattaaattaccgtaacaccctacaatgtattttatccttaaaacacttaaccctgtataaatgatatttcacctaagtgaaatgagatctccaccatttatcttcgtttggttaagctcgaaggaaatcatcctttacttctatttgccaaatagaagctatagattccatatttatgttagcgctcccccactcaattgcactaccgtgttcccaaaatgtacgtattgcccagactaaagattaggcttaactaacaaatcaaagaacacgaataatactcttgaaattgagcctaaccatatcacgATTTCGATCATgttatctaggatcaacttatgatattgaattgaatagatatttacggtaagtttcaaaatctaattcaaagttcaatatcggtccattccaatgcatactccatgcatccgatactggtaaacgttgccaatgtcctggaaaggacataacacttttcaaaggtgtaagaatacctatcgctgattataccatgtcagtctaaatccagtgttctgacaaatcaaggaatcaacttttgaacatataataaagattatattccactgtgctgacaacactataatctttaaccaactcatatgttctggacttaaaaagaattcatacattatatacctataatcatgaaataaatcatgtgaaccatgcaacataaaatgttatttctgatctttattaataagtaaatctgattatatgaaatgagttttatttagggcataaaacccaacaaactcccacttgcactaatataaaacaaaaagtgcatttcaaataatcattaacaccttgatataccaatcaagtgtaatagtagtatactcctcgtaatgggatctgataggttgaattaaacacaacctcttctccactattactcttccttaatcacaaaatccttgataatgtgaaattcctctctatatgtctactcttttgggatactggattctatacttttgggcaactactctttcgttattcaggaagtaaccctagtagttaaggcaagtgggaacactgccacaaaagtatagaactttccttagactgaataagtatctttcctgcaacttttaacattcagtctctctctggtagaccaagagatttcagataggtttttacacttctccaaaatcgctactccacccccaaagtaatcaccatctcatcagcggACTTTCTatcacaaaggcaagtcttgaaatctgatgtggtgtagtctaagagttttaaacaaacacccttattgactaacatatagttcctcttcttaatcttaagatttacttgattttcttccaatgttcttctcctggattaatctgatacttactcattactcccactcaacagcaggtgtctggtctaaggcatactaaagcatatctgagacctctcactgttgatttaagaaattctttcatggctttatcttctctggaatagttgaaacttttccttagataagtaaaatctatatctaagaagtttgtgaagcttctatagattgccattggaaagaaaaatgctccagcatcttactaaagtaagttgcttgcattagagtaagtaattaccaggtataccacaagccataggtttagataaactcaaacctattatactaggaacaggaagttttgttaagtccattgaatagacttatgaacaaaaatttcctttcatgtccttgtaacagaaaactttaggttactccatgtgaatggatcaaaccatagttctattggctttcttcttagtttcttatcttgacaatccattacttgtttaaactcacaatggattttaatcactagtgtcttccaagttataagaaggtgagttcctagaaactctcccactacaacaaggtaccgtgaactatgtcaaagaaaactaaatggtatagacctctcagttgtgttaagacaacagaggcagtgagatcatcttataaaataagatgatagaacacttatggaatcaagaaaaaaaatatctcctttatttgctactttattttcagacttagtcattttcttagaaaagtagtatttgtttaaacaaacactttcttgtctaatgactatgggatgctccacccttaatcacttagaatagctaacaaacatccaaaccagggttagcagttctagcttttcttaagatttcgattaggtcatccatgaatctagtaatgatttacattaagtatacaaccattgcatcattttgaaattttatttccatagaaggatttaggcaacgactagtaactaatcatcaatatgcaactcgaatttctggggaggtaagtttggatattattcaaaatcaaattaatgatctttgaactgcatatctactaactttttctccacccctatcagttcgcaagatctttaaccacttacctttgctagaaattcatgaaattttttaaacatttcaaatttcttttgcgtaaggtaaaatctagagtgatcgttttaagaatacaacgaaaactcatatccacccctgaatgtactccatctgcgaatgagatgaaattactttcagtggatataggcatattaactctttgcagagaatgatcttgtcaaaaccactatgaacaagatacaaatgccatagatttataaaatatgttgttgtatcttttgatgacttactttagttacatcaaagagttcttagaatagtgcaagtggattctggtcacagaatactaaactcatacagtttaaatccattgatagaaaatggttatgaaacacttgtgaaagtgtaactgtataattagtaactctttcttggaccaccactactaatctaactctatgatttgcctatacaagtaggagatatctaagattgaggatttatatcatttagggatagaattccgggaatataatcatatgcgtcatctaatttcttaagagaaaatatgactttatatgatttatagaccattcatccaatgatatgtcattaagctaattcgaaatgaatatataagctaagaggaattaggataatttcgttttaaataagaatccaacgatgctccgattagcgagaatcaaagtaatcttatttatacaatcttcttgtttcatattgtaaaatactagtctaaagtgtcatcaattgatgaacagctagatgctgcatttacaatatttatcttttgagatctaacactactatgttagtctaatggtgaaaatccattagggatttatctcgttagaaaaacaaatcaagttagaccaacaatgaagattcgaaattaaactacaatttaataacagaaaataacatggttcaatacaaattcatacacaattcagaaattatgaagcacatagcaagtaggaatgacaagtgaaaatactaaaacatacaatcctaaataatttccaaggttttaaacaaaatgatatcagtgtcccgtttaggcgagagtcaaagctaccattcattgaatagagttgtcagctcatctaaaatgatcaacattctagcaaccttttattcgatcaagatgtgaatccgcgttgtcccgtttaggcgagagtcaaggctattctatcttatgagcttcaaccattgtttcatattcttgcaagtcttatatagtcgccaccattagggtggtcataaactatataaaaaaaacttacaagattacttatctttcgagattaaacggtgctaacttgctaatgaacgttcctccattagggaggattactcactaaaacaatagctatgtaaaaccaacaatggagatcgaatatccttataataataaagctcattatttaatgaagggttgtattttcttctaatatttattttaatccatttattttaaatatatatttatttaattaaaatttccaatttagaatgaaaatttccaaatataaatttt
This region of Cannabis sativa cultivar Pink pepper isolate KNU-18-1 chromosome 7, ASM2916894v1, whole genome shotgun sequence genomic DNA includes:
- the LOC133039611 gene encoding protein AGENET DOMAIN (AGD)-CONTAINING P1-like, whose product is MAASNMKVGDRVEVYQPGHASTGPYFPATVIRSPAKMKGNVILYYVEYGIRSSSPDHDHPLRETVNADNVRPAPPLLPAEQRVLKTGDDVEFFFRNRWFRGVVESMNEWSMYTVRMHDSTRQMVCRHYNLRLHREWNNIGRGWNPPLPNKVKENKPLEMEKPLMEMEKYYCSNSKLDDDDDDDDDDDDDDDDDDDDDNDDDELITDPFLVPPHEFYQFKCSQKVDAWYNNEWWEGQISKVLPSSFSFNVYFKHTNQHITFKYSYLRPHWIEETASN